The nucleotide window CCTTCGACGCGCTGGAGCAGCTGACCGGCCACGCCGAGGCGATCCTGAAGAAGCTGGAGCTGCCGTTCCGCACCATCGTGCTGTGCACCGGCGACATGGGCTTCGGCAGCACCAAGACCTACGACCTGGAAGTCTGGATTCCCGCGCAGAACACCTACCGCGAGATCAGCTCGTGCTCCAACATGGGCGATTTCCAGGCGCGCCGCATGCAGGCGCGCATGCGCACCGGGCAGGGCAAGCCGGAACTGGTGCATACGCTGAACGGCTCGGGCCTGGCCGTGGGCCGCACGCTGGTGGCGATCCTGGAAAACTACCAGAACGCCGACGGTTCGGTGACGGTGCCGGCCGCGCTGCAGCCGTACATGGGCGGCACCACCCGGCTGGAGTCGGAACTGTAAGGCGCCGCAAAAATCTGCTGCCAGCCTCTTGCATCGGCTGGCAGAGCGTGGCTATAATCTTGGTTTCGCCACACGGCAACAAGTTACCGGAGAGGTGGCAGAGTGGTCGAATGTACCTGACTCGAAATCAGGCGTACCGGCGACGGTACCGTGGGTTCGAATCCCACCCTCTCCGCCAAAACAAGAAGCTGTCGGCATCGACCACCGGCAGGCAACAACAGCGTAGTAAAACTCAGGCCGACGCCCACGACAGTGCGCGTCGGTTTTGTTTTTTGCGCGGCCGGTCTTGTGCTGCGTTTTGTGCTGCGGCGGCAAGCCGCGCCACGGATCCCCCCGGACGCGCCGGCTGGTGCACTATGATGGCGGTCCGCAACGCAGGATGCCGCACCATGACCCAGTCCACCGACAAGCCCGTGGCCGCGCCGGCCTTTCGCGGCGACCCCTCCGAACTGCCCGCCGATCCCAACCTTGCCTATGGCATGCCGTACCGGCACTACAAGGGCGGCGCCTACACCGCGGTAGGCATCGGGCGCTTCGAGGCCGACCTGGCGCCGGTGGTGGTCTACCGCGCCATGCGCGATCCGTCCTTGCTGTGGGTGCGCCGCGCCGATGTGTTCAGCGAACCGGTGGCGACGCCGCAGGGCGAGGTGCCGCGCTTCGCGCCCGACTGGCCCGCGGCGCTGGCCTGCCTGGACTTCCTGCCGCGCCAGGCGGTGCTCGACGTGCTGGCGCTGCACGACACGCCGTACCGCCGCTACCACGACCGCCGCCATATCCTGGAGATGTTCGAGGCCGCCCATGCGCGCGGCGTGGCGCTGGACCGCGCGCAGGCGCTGGCGGTGCTGTGCCACGACGCGGTCTATGTGGCCGGCTGCGAGCACAACGAGGCCGCGTCGGCCGCCATGGTCGAGACGGTCGCGCCCGGCGAGGCGCGCGCGGTGCTGGAGCGTGCCGCGCAGATCGTGCTCGATACGCGCGACCATCGATCAAGCGGCGCGGATGCGGACACCGTGCTCGATCTCGACCTGCTCAGGCTGGCCGCGCCGCCCGACGTGTTCGACCGCCACAGCCAGGACGTCTTCGCCGAGAACCGCGCGCTGCTGGCCGCGCGCACCGGCTTGCAGGGCGAGGCGCTGCTGGCCGAATTCACGCGCCGGCGCGCGGCATTCCTGAGCCACCTGGCGCAGCGCCCGCAACTGTTCCTGAGCGCGGCCTTCGCCGACTGCGAGGCCCCGGCCCGCGCCAATATCGCCCGCAGCGTGGCCGCGGCGGAGGCCGCTGGTGACTGACGCGCCGGCGCGCGCGGCCGGCCTGGTCCAGGCATGGCTCACGCCGGGCACGGCGCTGGGGCTGCTCGCGCTGTTCACGCTGGTGACGTTGCTGCTGCTGAGCCTGGTGCCGCTGCTGGTGGCGATGTTGCAGCCCGTGGTGCGCTGGCTCGACCGCTGGCGCATGTGGGGCGCCGGCGCGCTGTCCGCGCGCGTGGCCGCGCGTGCGCGGCGGCTGGACGCGATCACGCTGCGCCTGCTCGAGCGCGACGTGGCGGAGCTGCTGCTGGTGCTGCTGGCCGGCGCCGTGCTGCTGGCCTGCGGCAGCGCGCTGTTCTGGCTCGCCGCCGAGGTCGCGGAAAACGCGGAAGTGGCGCGCCTGGACCAGCAGGTGTTTGCCGGCCTGCGCGCGTTGCGCACCGACTGGCTCGACCTGGCGATGGTGGCCGTGACCGAGTTCGGCGGCGGGCGCATTTCCGTGGCGGTGGGCGTGGCGGTGTTTGCGTGGCTGTGCTGGCGCCGCGCCTGGACTGTGGCGCTGTACTGGGCGGCCGCGCTGCTCGGCGCGCGCGCCTGCGTGATGGCGCTCAAGCTGGGCATGGCGCGGGTGCGTCCGGCCAGCATCTACAGCGGGCTGGAGTCGTACTCTTTCCCCAGCGGCCACGCCACCAGCAGCATGGTCACGTACGGCTTCCTGGCCTTCCTGATGTGCCTGCGCCAGCCGTGGCGCGTGCGCGTTCCGGTGCTGGCGCTGACCGTGGTGGCGGTGGCGGCGATCGGCGTGTCGCGGCTGTACCTGGGCATGCACTGGGTGTCGGACGTGGCCGCGGGCTATGCGCTCGGGCTGGCGTGGATCGCGTTGCTAGGGACGGCCTACCTTGCGCTGCACGGCCCGGCCCCCGCGACGCGGTGGCGCCGTGGCGGCTCGGCGTGGTGGCGGCCGTTGCGGTGGTGGCGGCGTTCGGCTACGTGGCGTGGTTCCGGCTGCCGGATACGCTGGAGCGCTATCGCCAGGCCGGCGCCGCTACGCTGGCGCGGCCGGCGCTTCCGTCCCGGATGCTTGCGGCAGGCGCGACACCAGCAGCTGGTCGATCTTGTGATGGTCGATGTCCAGCACTTCGAAGCGATAGCCCGCCACGGTGATCGACTCGGATTTCTTGGGGATGCGCTTGAGCGCATAGATCACCAGCCCGGCGGCGGTATCGACATAGTCCTCGCCCGGCAGCGTATCCAGCTCCAGCGCCTTCTTCAGGTCTACCAGCGGCGTCAGGCCATCGACCAGCCACGAGCTGTCATCGCGCCGCACGATCTGCTCGTCCTCGCTGGAATAGAGGATGTCGCCCATCAGCGCGCCGACGATGTCGTCCAGCGTGACGATGCCCACCACCAGCCCGTACTCGTTCATGACCACGGCGAAGCTCTGGTGCATCTCGCGAAAGCGCGTCAGCGCCTCGGACAGGGTCAGCGTGTCGGGGATCACCAGCACGTTCTTGTCGTGGTGGCGGCCGATATTGCCCATCACCGCGGCGCTTTCGTCGGCCAGCAGCAGCTGCAGGATGTCCTTGGAATCGATATAGCCCTGCACGTCGTCGAGGTCGTGGCCGCACACCGGGTATTGCGCGTGCGGCTGGTTGACCAGCTTGCGGCGCACGCTGTCGGCGGGCTCGTCCAGGCTCAGGTAGACCACCTCGTCGCGCGGCGTCATGATCGCGGTGATGCCCTTGAAGTCGAGTTCGAACACGTTCTCGATCAGATGCAGCTCATGCTTGTGCAGCACGCCGGCCTCGGCGCCGGCATCGACCATCGCGGCGATGTCCTCGGTGGTGATCTGGTCGACCGGCTTGGTCGGCAGCCGCAGCAGCCGCAGCATGGCGTCGGCGGCGGCGTTGAAGATCCAGACCAGCGGCCTGAGCACGCGCAGCAGCGTCAGCATCGGGTCGATCACGGCCAGCGCGCAGGCTTCGGGAAAGGTCATGGCGATGCGCTTGGGGATCAGGTCGGCGAACTGGATGAACAGCAGCGTCACGATCAGGAACGAGCCGATGTTGGCGGTGCGCTGCGCGTGCACCACCTGCATGTAGGGCGACAGCGCTTCCAGCAGCAGGTCGGACACATGCTTCTCGCCCAGGATACCGGCCAGGATGGCGACGCTGTTGACTCCGATCTGCACGATGGTGAAGAAATTCCCCGGCTCTTCCTTGAGCAGCAGCACGCGCGTGGCGCGGCTGTCGCCGCGCTCGGACAGGACTTGCAGCTTGGTGCGGCGGGCAGCGGTCAGCGCGATCTCGGAGATCGAGAAAAAGGCGCTGACGGCGACGAGCAGGATCAGGGTCAGGACGAACATAGGCGGGATGGCGCTGTCAGGTTGTGCCTGCAGGCGGCTTGATGATGGTGCACGGCGCGCGCGGCTGTCAATCTGTGCGCGCCCGGTTAGTCGCGGCGCCGCGCGGGCGTGGCGTCGAAGCTCGCCGCCGGCGCTTCCAGCCGCTGCGGCAGCGTTGCGGCCAGCGCCGCGGCGGCCTGCGCGAACTGCGTGCGCAGGTCGTCGGCCAGGCTGGAGCCGGCGCGGTGGCTGGCGCGCAGCATCTGGATCTCGAACGGCAGCACCGGCGCCACGTCATGCAGCGCAACGCGCTCCGGGCTGGCGCTGAGCGCGGTGTACTGGTCCAGCAGCGTCATGCCCAGCCCCGCGTCGACCAGCGCCAGCGCCAGCGAGTAGGTCTGCACCTCCAGCGTCGAGCGCGGTTCCAGCGCGTGCCGGGCCAGCGTCTGGCGCACCAGCAGGCCCAGCGAGCTGTTGTCGTCATAGCCGATGAAGGCGCGCTCCATCAGCCGCTGCATCGGCACCACGCGGCGGCGCCCGCCGGCGGGCAGCGGCTGCGCGCGCGGCACCGCCAGCAGCATGCGGCCGCTGGCTACCGGCTCGCTCGAGATCGCTTCATGGCGCGGCGGCGCGAAGGCAAAGCCCAGGTCGATCTGGTTGGCCAGCAGCGCGCCGACGATCTCGTCGGTATGGTGCGTCAGCACCTGCACCTGGATGTCGGGGTGGCGCGCGCAGAAGCTGCGCACCGCCGGCACCAGCAGCGGGTTGGCCAGGCTCGGCGTGGCGGCCACGCGCAGCCGGCCAGCGCCCTTGTGGCGCAGGCTTTCCGAGACGCGGCGCACGCGTTCGATCTCGCCATATAGCCTTTCGACATCCCCATACAGCGCGTTGGCCTCGGGCGTGGCCTGCAGGCGCCCGCGCACGCGCTCGAACAGCCGGAAGCCGAGCGAGGCCTCGGCATGCTGCAGCACGCGCGTGACCACCGGCTGCGACACGTGCAGCAGGCGCGCGGCCTCGCTGACGGTGCCGGTCAGCATCACGGCGCGGAAGACTTCGATCTGGCGCAAGCGCATGGCATCTGAGTGAATCGGGATGGCGGGACAGGTTAGCTATAGCCGGGAGACATATTCTGGCACGTATTCGCATTGGGCAAGCCGGCGCGCTTGCACTACGCTCTGCCTGATGGATGCAAGCAAAGGAACGGCAATGCAGGTGGTGATCGTGGGCGCGGGCGTGGTAGGCATGACGACGGCATGGCGCCTGGCCGAGGACGGCCACCAGGTGACGGTGCTCGAGCGCCACCAGGGCCCGGGCGAGGAAACCAGCTTTGCCAACGGCGGGCAGCTCAGCTACAGCTACGTGGCGCCGCTGGCGGGGCCGGGCGTGATGACCAAAGTGCCCGGCTGGCTGCTGCGGCGCGATTCGCCGATGCGCTTTCGCCCGGCGGCGGACCCGGCGCAGTGGCGCTGGCTGGCCGCCTTCATGTCCGCCTGCAACAGCGCCGCCAGCGAGGCGACCACGCGCAAGCTGCTGCGGCTGGGCTTCTATTCGCGCGACCTGATGCAGGCCTTCGTGGACCGGCACCAGCATGACGACGGCGGCGCCGGCTTCAGTTTTGCGCGGCGCGGCAAGCTGGTGGTGCACCGCGACGCGGCGGCGTTCGCTTCGGCGCGCCGGCTGCTCGACTACCAGGCCAGCCTGGGCTGCGAGCAGCAGGCGCTGGACCGCGACGCCTGCGTCGCGCTGGAGCCCGCGCTGGCCGGCATCCGCGACGACATCGCCGGCGCCATCCATACCCCGAGCGAGGAGGTCGGCGACTGCCATCGCTTCTGCCTGTCGCTGGCACGGTTGCTGCAAGAGGGGGCGTACGCCGGCGTGTCGATGCGCTTCGGCGCCGCCGTGCAAGCGCTGGTGCAGCAGGGCGGGCGCGTCACCGGGGTGCGTACGGCGGCCGGGGTGGTTCCCGCCGACGTGGTGATCGTGGCGGGCGGCATCGGCAGCGTGCCGCTGCTGCGCCCGCTAGGGGTACGCCCGATGCTGTGGCCGCTCAAGGGCTATAGCATCACGGTGCCGCTGGCCGACGGCGCGCACGCGCCGCATATCAGCGTGACCGATGCTGCCAACAAGATCGTTTATGCCCGGATCGGCAATACACTGCGGGTGGCGGGCATGGCCGACCTGGTGCGCGGCGGCACCCGTATCGATCCGGAACGGGTCGGCACGCTGGTGGCGCAGACGCGCGCGCTGTTTCCCGGCATCGTGCCGGAGCAGCCGCTGGCGCAGCTGCAGCCGTGGGCCGGGCTGCGTCCGGCCACCCCCGACGGGCTGCCGCTGGTGGGGCCGTCGCGGGTGTCGGGGCTGTGGCTCAACCTGGGCCATGGCGCGCTCGGGTTTACGCTGGCGATGGGCAGTGCCGGCCTGCTGGCCGACCGGCTGGCGGGGCGCCGCCCCGCCATCGACGCAGAAGATTTCGATGCCGCGCGCGCCTAGCGCAGCGGCAGAGCATGGGTTGTTGCAGTACCGTCAAGTCCGCAGTACCAGAAGCTGTCCACGAAACATGCCTCGATGACCAAGCCCCACTACAAGGAGCGCCACATGCAAACGCCGCACCCCCACCGATCCGCCACCCTCCGCATGCTTGCGGCCGCCACGCTGCTGCTGGCCGCCGGCGCCGCCCAGGCCGCCGACGGCGACACGCTGAAGAAAATCAAGGACAGCGGCGTGATCTCGCTTGGCTACCGCGAATCGTCGATCCCGTTCTCGTACACCGACGGCAAGGAGGTCATGGGCTATTCGCATGAAATCCTGTTGCAGATCGTCGACAAGGTGAAGAGCGAGCTGAAGATGCCGAACCTGCAGGTGCGCCTGACGCCGATCACCTCGCAGAACCGCATCCCGCTGGTGCAGAACGGCACCATCGATATCGAATGCGGCAGCACCACCAACAACCTGGAGCGGCAGAAGCAGGTGGCGTTCTCCAACAGCCTGTTCGTCTACGGCATCAAGATGCTGACCAAGAAGGACTCGGGCGTGAAGGAGTTTGCCGACCTGAAGGACCGCAACGTGGTCACCACCGCCGGCACCACCGGCGAGCGCCTGCTGGTCAAGATGAACGGCGAGAAGGCCATGAACATGAACCTGATCAGCACCAAGGACCATGGCCAGTCGTTCCTGATCCTGGAAACCGGCCGCGCCGCCGCGTTCGTGATGGATGAGCCGCTGTTGTACGGGGAGCGCACCAAGGCCAAGAATGCGGCCGAGTGGGTGGTGGTGGGCGCGCCGCTGCAGACCGAGAACTACGCCTGCATGTTCCGCAAGGACGATGCCTCGTTCAAGAAGCTGGCCGACGGCGTGATCGCCGACCTGCAGACCAGCGGCCGCGCCGAGAAGCTGTACAACAAGTGGTTCATGTCGCCGATTCCGCCGCGCGGCATCAACATGAACTATCCGATGTCGGCGGACATGAAGGCGCTGTTCGCGGCGCCCAACGACAAGGCCTACCAGTAGGGCAGGGCAGCCGCGGGGCGCGCAACCGGGCCTCGCGGTTATTTAGCCATGATGAATCGATATTTAGCATTCGATAGTGTTTGCGGTAGTGTTGAGCCCGATATAGGCTCATAGCAGCACAACGGCCGGCGGCCCTCCAAAAGAGGCCAGCCGGCGCTGCCCCACACTGCTTATCCGCATCGACTGGAGAACATATGCGATCGCTTCGTACTGGCTGGTTCAAATCCCTGCTGGCCGCTTCCCTGCTGGCCGGCGCCGGCCTGGCGGCCACGGCCCATGCCGCCGACCTGCTCGACACCGTCAAGCAGTCCGGCGTGCTGAAGATCGGGCTGGAGGGCACCTACCCGCCGTTCGGCTTCCGTGGCGCAAAGAACGAGCTGGAAGGCTTCGACGTCGACGTGGCGCGGGCGGTGGCGGGCAAGCTCGGCGTCAAGCCGGAGTTCGTCACCACCGAATGGAGCGGCATCATCGCCGGCCTGCAGGCGGGCAAGTTCGACGTGATCGTCAACCAGGTCAACGTCACGCCGCAGCGCCAGCAGGTGCTGGACTTCTCCACGCCCTACGTCTACTCGGATGCGCAACTGATCCAGCGCAAGGATGACAAGCGCCAGTTCAAGTCGCTGGAAGACCTGAAAGGCCACAAGCTTGGCGTCAGCCTGGGCAGCAACTACAACGACCTGGCCAAGTCCGTGCCCGACATCGAGGTCAAGACCTATCCCGGCGCACCGGAGTACCTGCGCGACCTGGCGGCACAGCGCGTCGACGCCGCGCTGAACGACCGGCTGATGGTCGCGTATCTGGTCAAGACCGCCAACCTGCCGCTGCGGCCGGGCGCGATCGTGGCGGGTGCCACCACGCAGGTGGCGATCCCGTTCCGCAAGGACAACCCCAAGTTCGCGCAGGCGATCAACCACGCGCTGGATGAGCTGGGCAAGGACGGCACGCTGGGCAAGCTGTCGGTGAAGTGGTTCGGCACCGACGTGACCAAGCCCGCCGGCAAGCCGATCAAGTAAGCCGGTCAAGTAAGCCGGTCAAGTAAGCCGGTCAAGTAAGCCGGTCAAGTAAGCCGACCGGCAAGAGAGAGCGTTATCATGTCGCGGCGCGGCGGCCTGCATGGCTGCCGCGCCGCTTTGCATTGCGTCCTTGATTGCTGATCCTCTTCCCGCCGCCACGCCATGTCCGCTCTCCAGCTTGTCATCGACTCCCTGCCCGTGCTGCTGCAGGGCACGCTGCTGACCATCAAGTTCGCGTTGTGGTCGATGGTGTTCGGGCTGCTGCTGGGCACGGTGGTGGCGCTGATGGGCATCAGCCATAGCCGTGCGCTCAAGGCGGTGGCGCGCGGCTACGTCAGCATCATGCGCGGCACGCCGCTGCTGGTGCAGATCTTCGTGGTCTACTACGGGCTACCCGGCATCGGCATCGCCCTGGAGCCGACGCCCGCGGGCGTGCTGACGCTGAGCCTGAATGTCGGCGCCTACTTGTCGGAGAGCATGCGCGGCGCCATCCTGGGGGTGGCGCGCGGGCAGTGGCTGGCTGCGTACAGCCTGGGGCTGACGCCGGCGCAGGCGCTGCGCTACGTGGTGGGCCCGCAGGCGCTGCGGCTGGCGGTGCCGAGCCTGTCGAACAGCCTGATCAGCCTGATCAAGGATACGTCGCTGGTGTCGGTGATTACCGTGACCGAGCTGCTGCGCACGGCGCAGGAGGTAATTGCTGCGACTTACCAGCCGTTGCCGTTGTACCTGGCGGTGGCGGCGATTTACTGGGTGCTGAGCACGGGGTTGTCGGGGCTGCAGCACAGGCTGGAGCGGAGGTTGTCGTTGCCGGGGAGGCATTGATTCCCACGGACAAGAACGAGGAGGGCGGTGTTGGGTGCCCCCAAGCCGCCCGAACTAGCCCAAGCAAGGTGTTCTCCCTCTCCCCTCATGGGGAGAGGGTCGGGGTGAGGGGTGGGCTAGCGAGGTACCACATGAAGCAAGGCCGACGGTTTTAACCCACGGGCAGTCAGCTTTTGACACCCCGGCCCTCACCCCCCGGCCCGTCTCCCGCGAGCGGGAGAGGGGAGCAAACACGGGCATAGCGAAAAGATTTACCCCTGCGCAATCCGCCCCGCGATATGCCCCAGCGCCTCTTCCACCTGGTCCACCAGGATCAGGCAAAGATCGCCGGCATTCAGGTGCGACAGCGCCGTATCGATCGCCAGGAACTCCCCGCGGATCTCCTCGACCTTGCTGGTGCGTTGCGCGCCCTGCAGGCCCTCGCGCAGCAGCGCCAGCACCTCGCCGTCGGCACGTCCTCGCTGGCACTGGTCCTGGTACAGGATCACTTCATCGAACACGCCGCCCAGGATCTGGGTCTGGCGGCGGATGTCGTCGTCGCGGCGGTCGCCCGCGCCGCTGATCACCACCACGCGGCGCCTGGCCGGGATGGATTCGATCGCGTTGCACAGCGCCAGGATCGCATCCGGGTTGTGGCCGTAGTCGGCGATCAGCGTGGCGCCGCGGTAGTCGAACACATTGAAGCGTCCGGGCGCGGTCTGCGCATCGTTGACGAAGGTGGCCAAACCGCGGCGGATCACCGGCCAGTCGATGCCCAGCGCCCACGCGGCGGCGATCGACGACATCGCGTTCTCGACCTGGAAGCCGATGGTGCCGTTGCGCGTCAGCGGGATTTCCGCCAGCGCAATGCGTACCTCGGCATCGCCTTCCGCGGCGACGATGTCGGCGCCGTCGACGAACACCACGCGCTTGCCCTGCGCGCGGTGCGTGGCCATGGCCGGCTGGTCGGGATCGTGCGCGAAGAAGGTGACGCTGCCGGGGCAGGCGTCGGCCATGCGCACCACCATCGGGTCGGCGGCGTTGAGCACGGCCATGCCGTGCGGCGCGACGTTCTGCACGATCACGCTCTTGAGCACCGCCAGGTCTTCGACCGAATTGATATAGGACAGGCCCAGGTGGTCGCCTTCGCCGACGTTGGTCACCACCGCCACGTCGCAGCGGTCGAAGGCCAGGCCCTCGCGCAGCAGGCCGCCGCGCGCGGTTTCGAACACGGCGGCGTCGACGTCGGGATGCAGCAGCACGTTGCGCGCGCTGCGCGGGCCGCTGCAGTCGCCGGTGTCGATGCGCTCGCCCTGGATATAGACGCCGTCGGTGCCGGTCATGCCCATGCGCAGCCCGCTGGTGGCCATGATGTGGGTGATCAGGCGGACCGTGGTGGTCTTGCCATTGGTGCCGGAGACCGCCACCACCGGGATGCGGCCATCGTCGCCATCGGCGAACATGGTCGAGACGATGGCTTCGCCGACCGCGCGGCCCTTGCCGTACGACGGCTGCAGGTGCATGCGCAGGCCCGGCGCGGCATTGACTTCGACGATGCCGCCGGCCTGTTCCTCGAACGGCTTGAGCATGGTCTCGCAGACCGCGTCGACGCCGGCGATGTCCAGGCCAACCATCTGCGCCGCGGCCACCGCGCGCGCGGCGATGTCCGGGTGGACGTCGTCGGTCACGTCGGTGGCGCTGCCGCCGGTGGACAGGTTGGCGTTATTGCGCAGCACCACGCGGGTGCCGTTGGCCGGCACGGAATCGGCGGTCAGGTTCTGCTTGGCCAGCGTGGCCAGCGCGATGTCGTCGAAGCGGATCTTGGTCAGCGAGGTCGCATGGCCTTCGCCGCGGCGCGGGTCGCGGTTCACTTCGTCGACCAGCTGGCGCACGGTATGCACTCCGTCGCCGATCACCTGCGGCGGATCGCGGCGCGCCGCCGCGACCAGCTGCTTGCCGACCACCAGCAGGCGGAAATCGTGGCCCGGGATATAGCGCTCGACGATCACGTCCGAGCTGATGTCCGAGGCCACTTCATAGGCCGTCATCACTTCCTCGCGGGTGCGGATGCGCACCGCCACGCCCTTGCCCTGGTTGCCGTCGCGCGGCTTGACCACCACCGGCGCGTCGATTTCCTGCGCCGCGGCCCAGGCTTCCTCGGCGCTGCGCACCGAGCGGCCCAGCGGCACCGGCACGCCTGCGGCGTGCAGCAGGGACTTGGTCAGTTCCTTGTCCTGCGCGATCGATTCGGCCACGGCGCTGGTGCGGTCGGTCTCGGCGGCCTGGATGCGGCGCTGCTTGCTGCCCCAGCCGAACTGCACCATCGAGCCCTGCGTCAGGCGCCGGTACGGAATGCCGCGCGCGACCGCGGCGTAGACGATCGAGCCGGTGCTCGGCCCCAGGCGCACGTCCTCGTCCAGCTCGCGCAGGCGGTGCAGCGCGTCGGCGAGGTCGAACGGGGTGTCGTGGCGGGCGGCGTGGCACAGCGCCTCGGCCAGTTCGAACGCGAGCCGGCCGACTTCTTCCTCGCTGTATTGCACGATCACCTGGTAGATGCCGGGCTCGACCGTCTGCGCGGTGCGGCTGAACGTGACCGGGCAGCCGGCGGCGGCCTGCAGGCGCAGCGCGGTTACTTCCAGCACGTGGGCCAGCGACAGCTCGACCGATTCCTCGTCCGGGCGCAGCGGCCCGATCTCGGGGAAGCGCGCGCGCAGCCGGTCTTCAAAGCCGGG belongs to Cupriavidus taiwanensis and includes:
- a CDS encoding transporter substrate-binding domain-containing protein; this translates as MRSLRTGWFKSLLAASLLAGAGLAATAHAADLLDTVKQSGVLKIGLEGTYPPFGFRGAKNELEGFDVDVARAVAGKLGVKPEFVTTEWSGIIAGLQAGKFDVIVNQVNVTPQRQQVLDFSTPYVYSDAQLIQRKDDKRQFKSLEDLKGHKLGVSLGSNYNDLAKSVPDIEVKTYPGAPEYLRDLAAQRVDAALNDRLMVAYLVKTANLPLRPGAIVAGATTQVAIPFRKDNPKFAQAINHALDELGKDGTLGKLSVKWFGTDVTKPAGKPIK
- the cphA gene encoding cyanophycin synthetase; protein product: MEVSRIRALRGPNLWCRHTAIEAIVACQDTANMLSALPGFEDRLRARFPEIGPLRPDEESVELSLAHVLEVTALRLQAAAGCPVTFSRTAQTVEPGIYQVIVQYSEEEVGRLAFELAEALCHAARHDTPFDLADALHRLRELDEDVRLGPSTGSIVYAAVARGIPYRRLTQGSMVQFGWGSKQRRIQAAETDRTSAVAESIAQDKELTKSLLHAAGVPVPLGRSVRSAEEAWAAAQEIDAPVVVKPRDGNQGKGVAVRIRTREEVMTAYEVASDISSDVIVERYIPGHDFRLLVVGKQLVAAARRDPPQVIGDGVHTVRQLVDEVNRDPRRGEGHATSLTKIRFDDIALATLAKQNLTADSVPANGTRVVLRNNANLSTGGSATDVTDDVHPDIAARAVAAAQMVGLDIAGVDAVCETMLKPFEEQAGGIVEVNAAPGLRMHLQPSYGKGRAVGEAIVSTMFADGDDGRIPVVAVSGTNGKTTTVRLITHIMATSGLRMGMTGTDGVYIQGERIDTGDCSGPRSARNVLLHPDVDAAVFETARGGLLREGLAFDRCDVAVVTNVGEGDHLGLSYINSVEDLAVLKSVIVQNVAPHGMAVLNAADPMVVRMADACPGSVTFFAHDPDQPAMATHRAQGKRVVFVDGADIVAAEGDAEVRIALAEIPLTRNGTIGFQVENAMSSIAAAWALGIDWPVIRRGLATFVNDAQTAPGRFNVFDYRGATLIADYGHNPDAILALCNAIESIPARRRVVVISGAGDRRDDDIRRQTQILGGVFDEVILYQDQCQRGRADGEVLALLREGLQGAQRTSKVEEIRGEFLAIDTALSHLNAGDLCLILVDQVEEALGHIAGRIAQG
- a CDS encoding D-amino acid dehydrogenase, whose translation is MQVVIVGAGVVGMTTAWRLAEDGHQVTVLERHQGPGEETSFANGGQLSYSYVAPLAGPGVMTKVPGWLLRRDSPMRFRPAADPAQWRWLAAFMSACNSAASEATTRKLLRLGFYSRDLMQAFVDRHQHDDGGAGFSFARRGKLVVHRDAAAFASARRLLDYQASLGCEQQALDRDACVALEPALAGIRDDIAGAIHTPSEEVGDCHRFCLSLARLLQEGAYAGVSMRFGAAVQALVQQGGRVTGVRTAAGVVPADVVIVAGGIGSVPLLRPLGVRPMLWPLKGYSITVPLADGAHAPHISVTDAANKIVYARIGNTLRVAGMADLVRGGTRIDPERVGTLVAQTRALFPGIVPEQPLAQLQPWAGLRPATPDGLPLVGPSRVSGLWLNLGHGALGFTLAMGSAGLLADRLAGRRPAIDAEDFDAARA
- a CDS encoding hemolysin family protein, which gives rise to MFVLTLILLVAVSAFFSISEIALTAARRTKLQVLSERGDSRATRVLLLKEEPGNFFTIVQIGVNSVAILAGILGEKHVSDLLLEALSPYMQVVHAQRTANIGSFLIVTLLFIQFADLIPKRIAMTFPEACALAVIDPMLTLLRVLRPLVWIFNAAADAMLRLLRLPTKPVDQITTEDIAAMVDAGAEAGVLHKHELHLIENVFELDFKGITAIMTPRDEVVYLSLDEPADSVRRKLVNQPHAQYPVCGHDLDDVQGYIDSKDILQLLLADESAAVMGNIGRHHDKNVLVIPDTLTLSEALTRFREMHQSFAVVMNEYGLVVGIVTLDDIVGALMGDILYSSEDEQIVRRDDSSWLVDGLTPLVDLKKALELDTLPGEDYVDTAAGLVIYALKRIPKKSESITVAGYRFEVLDIDHHKIDQLLVSRLPQASGTEAPAAPA
- a CDS encoding DUF1653 domain-containing protein yields the protein MAVRNAGCRTMTQSTDKPVAAPAFRGDPSELPADPNLAYGMPYRHYKGGAYTAVGIGRFEADLAPVVVYRAMRDPSLLWVRRADVFSEPVATPQGEVPRFAPDWPAALACLDFLPRQAVLDVLALHDTPYRRYHDRRHILEMFEAAHARGVALDRAQALAVLCHDAVYVAGCEHNEAASAAMVETVAPGEARAVLERAAQIVLDTRDHRSSGADADTVLDLDLLRLAAPPDVFDRHSQDVFAENRALLAARTGLQGEALLAEFTRRRAAFLSHLAQRPQLFLSAAFADCEAPARANIARSVAAAEAAGD
- a CDS encoding glutamate/aspartate ABC transporter substrate-binding protein, whose amino-acid sequence is MQTPHPHRSATLRMLAAATLLLAAGAAQAADGDTLKKIKDSGVISLGYRESSIPFSYTDGKEVMGYSHEILLQIVDKVKSELKMPNLQVRLTPITSQNRIPLVQNGTIDIECGSTTNNLERQKQVAFSNSLFVYGIKMLTKKDSGVKEFADLKDRNVVTTAGTTGERLLVKMNGEKAMNMNLISTKDHGQSFLILETGRAAAFVMDEPLLYGERTKAKNAAEWVVVGAPLQTENYACMFRKDDASFKKLADGVIADLQTSGRAEKLYNKWFMSPIPPRGINMNYPMSADMKALFAAPNDKAYQ
- a CDS encoding amino acid ABC transporter permease, yielding MSALQLVIDSLPVLLQGTLLTIKFALWSMVFGLLLGTVVALMGISHSRALKAVARGYVSIMRGTPLLVQIFVVYYGLPGIGIALEPTPAGVLTLSLNVGAYLSESMRGAILGVARGQWLAAYSLGLTPAQALRYVVGPQALRLAVPSLSNSLISLIKDTSLVSVITVTELLRTAQEVIAATYQPLPLYLAVAAIYWVLSTGLSGLQHRLERRLSLPGRH
- a CDS encoding LysR substrate-binding domain-containing protein; amino-acid sequence: MRLRQIEVFRAVMLTGTVSEAARLLHVSQPVVTRVLQHAEASLGFRLFERVRGRLQATPEANALYGDVERLYGEIERVRRVSESLRHKGAGRLRVAATPSLANPLLVPAVRSFCARHPDIQVQVLTHHTDEIVGALLANQIDLGFAFAPPRHEAISSEPVASGRMLLAVPRAQPLPAGGRRRVVPMQRLMERAFIGYDDNSSLGLLVRQTLARHALEPRSTLEVQTYSLALALVDAGLGMTLLDQYTALSASPERVALHDVAPVLPFEIQMLRASHRAGSSLADDLRTQFAQAAAALAATLPQRLEAPAASFDATPARRRD